Sequence from the Clostridium cylindrosporum DSM 605 genome:
GAACCTACGCGTGCGGGAGTCAAAGTCCCGTGCCTTACCGCTTGGCGATAACCCAACTGTTTGTCTTTGCGATTACTCGCTCAGCTCACAATAATTATTATATATACTTCGCTATATAATGTCAACATATTTTAGAAACTTTTTTTATATTTTTTTCATAAATTACTATTGCATCTATAAAAAATACAAATATATACTTAATTTAATATTATATACATATTTATATTATAGATTAATTTTATTTGTAAAAGTAAAATTAACAATACAACTGCTAATTTAACTTAAAATGTATATAATAATAAATATATGCCATAAAGTTGTTAATAATAAAATTTATAGCTTTATTTCAAGAATAGTAAAATTGTAGTATTAACAATAATCAAATTAAAATCAAGGAGGTCTATAATGAGTATTATTGACTGTAAAGAATTATCACGAAAAATAAGATTGTCCCTTATAGACAAAATACAGAAAATAAATGATCAATATGGTGAAGTTCCTCATCTTGAAATTGTGCAAGTAGGAGATCATCCTTCCTCTGTTTCCTATGTTAAAAGTATTGTGAAAACCTGTGATGAACTTTCTGTAAACCTACACATTAGTAAGTTTGAAAGTGATATAACAGAGAAAGAGCTTATTTCTGAGCTAGATAAATTAAATAAAGAAGATAGTATCCACGGAATCATTATACAATTCCCACTACCTAATGAATTTGACCAAAATAAAATAGCTAATTCAATTTCTCCTTTAAAGGATGTTGATTGTGTACATTCCGAAAACCTTGGTAAGCTCTTTATGGGAGAACCGAGTGTTGTTCCCTGTACCCCTAAAGGTATAATTCGTGCTCTTAAAGATAGTAACGTTGACTTTTGTGGTAAAGAAGTTGTTGTTGTAGGTTCAGGTAGGACTGTTGGTAAACCTGTATCCCAACTTCTATTAATAGAAAATGCCACAGTTACATTATGCCATCTTCATACAAAAAGTGTTAAGAAGCATACACTAGAAGCTGATATAATAATAGCTGCTGCTGGTAAGGCAGGTCTTATTTCAGAGGACATGGTTAAAGATGGTGTAATCATAGCTGATGCTGGTATAAACGTAATTGATGGAAAAGTATGTGGAGACGTAGATTTTGATAATGTTTCTAAGAAAGCTTCTCTAATTACTCCTGTTCCAGGTGGCGTTGGTGCAATGACGAATTCTATGCTTATAGAAAACTTAATTGAATTATTTGAAAAGATAAAACTTAAATAGCGACTAAGGCTGCTTAGAAGCACTATAACTTCTAAGTAGCCTTAGTTTATGTTTTTTTGTATTTTGTATAAGCATACAAGAGGCTTTACATTAACATATTCTGGGTTTTTAGACAAGTCATCTGCTATTTGTAGCTCTAAAAGATCTATAACATTGTCCTTTCCTACAAGATTTGTTAACTTTATTAAATTCTCCTTACTAGCTACTTTACACTTTTTCATATGATTCTTTACCAAGAGGTATACCTTATCTATAACATCTTCACTATATCCAAAGCCCTTAAGAATATCCCTAGCCATACTTGCAGATAATGCATCATGATTCGGAAAATGACCATTCCCTTTAGAATCCATAGTAAAGCATATAGGCTTTGCTATATCATGTAGAATTCCACAAAGTCTTAAAGTGATATCTCTAGGTACAATTGATGTAACCGAAATTATATGTTCAAAAACATCTTTGTTATGATACTTGCTACGTTGATTAAATCCATAGCACCTAGAAAGTCCTGGTATTAACTTTTCTAAAACCCTAAATTCCTGCAATAACCTTAGAATATGGTCAACGCTATGACTTAATAATATTAGTTCAAATTCTGCCTTTATATATATATAATCTTTTTCATTAAAGTTAAAACTTTTCTTTATTATATCTATAACTCCTTGATTTACACTTCTTTGGTTTTCAGCGGAAAATCTTATTATTCTAAGTGCTTCCGTTAATGTAAGTTTGTTTTTAATCCTTAGCTTTAATTTTCTCATGATATCCTCCTCTATTTATCTACATATTATATTGTAACCATTATAGAAGTAAAAATGAATATTTGATAGAATATATGTAAATTAAATATAAAAGGAGATTATTATATGGACAAATTATTATTTGGTATATCAGGACTTCCACTTGGAGATGAAAATACAAAATTTAATTATAAGTCAGGTATAGAACACCTTAATAAAATAGGCCTTGAGGCAATGGAACTTCCCTTTGTTAGAAGTGTAAATGTAACTGATAAGAATAAAGATGGCATTTTAACAGAAAAATTATCTAAAGACTTTTATTTGTCAGCCCATGGTTCATACTACATAAACCTTAATGCAGACGAAAAAGAAAAGCAGGATAAGTCAATTGAGCGTATAGTAAATGGTGCTAATGCACTTAAAAAAGTAGAAGGAAGAAGCCTTGTATTCCATCCTGGATTTTATCTTAAAGACTCAAAGGAAGAAACATTTGAAACAATTTTAAATAATCTATCTCTTTTACCTGATATTGGTGTAGATTATAGACTTGAAACTACTGGGAAACCAACACAATTTGGTGATTTAACTGAACTTGTTGCAATATGTAAAGAAATAAAGACTTGTAAATTATGTATAGACTTTTCACATCTTCATGCACGTGAAAATGGTGGACTTAAGGGATATAAAGATTTTTATAATGTTTTATCATACATCGAAAAAGAACTATCGAGAGATGCTATTGAAGATATGCATATACATATGTCTGGTATAAATTATGGACCTAAGGGAGAAAAAAATCATCTTCCATTCCTCGAAAGTGATTTTAATTTTAAAGATTGTATAAAGGCTCTAAAGGATTTTAACGCTAAGGGGTGTATAATTTGTGAAAGTCCTATTTTAGAAAATGATGCCCTTCTACTTAAAGAAACATATGAATCATTATAAACCAAAGGCTGTAGATACATCTACAGCCTTTTAACTATCTTATAACAACTTCTTCATCAACTAAATCAACTGTTATATTTGAATTTTCTTTAATATTACCCTTTAGATATTCCTCTGCAACCTTATCTTCAATATGTCTTTGTATAGCACGTCTTAAAGGTCTTGCACCGTATTTGGCATCATAGCCTACCTTTAGGATGTAATCCTTCAAGTCTTCAGTAATACTAATATTTATATCCTTATCCTTAGCATCATTTATTACTTCATCAAGCATAATATTTACTATTTGCTTTAATTCTTCCTTAGACAATGAGTTAAATATAATAACCTCATCCACTCTATTTAAAAACTCAGGTCTAAAATGTTCCTTTAAAGCATCATTTACACTTTGTTCTAATCTATCAAATTCACTTTGAGAGAATCCTATACCAGAGCTTCTAAAGTTAGTTCCTGCATTAGATGTCATTATAATAACTGTATTTTCAAATGAAACAGTTTTGCCTTGATTATCAGTTAATCTTCCATCCTCAAGTATTTGAAGTAACATATTAAATACATCTGGATGTGCCTTCTCCATTTCATCTAAAAGAATAACAGAATAGGGCTTTCTTCTAACTTTTTCAGTTAATTGACCACCTTCATCATAGCCTACATATCCTGGAGGTGCACCTATTAACTTAGACACTGTATGTTTTTCCATATACTCAGACATGTCAATTCTAATTAAAGCTTCTTCACTATTGAAAAGTTCAAGTGCAAGTGTTCTTACAAGTTCAGTTTTACCAACACCTGTAGGTCCAACAAAAATAAATGATGTAGGCTTTTTCTTCTTCTTAAATCCAGACCTATTTCGTCTTATAGCCCTTGATAAAGATTCAATTGCTTTTGTTTGTCCTATGACTCTATTTTTAATTCTATTTTCAAGATTTAGAAGCCTTTCTGCTTCGCCCTCTGTAATTCTTTGAACAGGTATTTTAGTCCACTCTTCTACTACAGCCGCTACATCTTCTATTGTAAGTGTAATTTCTTTTATCTCGTCCTTTAATGACTTAATTTTATCTTTTAGCTTTATTTCTTCCATCTTATAGTTTGCTAAGTTTTCATAGTCTTGATTTTCTCTAGCAACTTCCATTAGATTCATGGTTTCATGAAGCTTATCAGTTACACTAGCTAATTGAGTAATTTGGTTAGATTTAAGGTTTACCTTAGATGCAGCTTCATCTATAACGTCAATAGCCTTATCAGGTAAAAATCTATCTCTAATATATCTTTCTGATAATAAAACAGCTTCTTTTACAACGTCATCTGAAATATTAACTTTATGATAATTTTCATAATAATTCTTTATTCCACGAACTATGTCTACAGTTTCTTCAATAGTAGGTTCCTCAACTAAAACTGGCTGAAATCTTCTTTCAAGTGCAGAATCTTTCTCTATGTTTTTTCTGTATTCATCAAGTGTAGTTGTTCCTATAATTTGAATTTCACCACGTGCTAATGCAGGCTTTAAGATATTAGCTGCATTCATTGCACCACCTTGAACTTCTCCTGCACCCATTATATTATGAATTTCATCTATTACCACGACTATCTCTCTATTGCTGTTTTTAACCTCATCAATAATTGACTTCATTCTTCCTTCAAACTGTCCTCTAAATTGAGTTCCAGCAACAACAGCAGTTAAATCTAAAAGATATACTTTGATGTTTCTAAGCTTTTCTGGCACATCACCTTTGCTAACTCTTAAAGCAAGGCCCTCTGCAATAGCTGTTTTACCAACCCCAGGTTCACCAATAAGAACTGGGTTGTTTTTACTTCTTCTATTTAAAATTTGTACTACCCTTTGGATCTCCCTACTTCTTCCAATTACTTCGTCTATTTTACCTTCCTTAGCTAGGTTAGTTAAGTTTACACCATAGGTATCTAAATTTTTAGTCTTTTTATCTTTTTTCCTATCCTTCTTAGTGCTCTTTTTACTATTATTCTCTTCTTTAACTGTTTCCTCAGATGGTTCTTCTAAGTCACCTTCATTAGATGATGACCCTAAAAGTGATGAGAAAAAATTACTATCTGTAAGTTCATCAAGATTTAAATCCTTAAAAATAGTGTCCATTTGTTGATTTATATTAGTTAATTCTTCCTCTGTTATTCCACTTTGTTGCATTATTTGATCAATAACAGGTATACCTGAGTCCTTTGCACACTCTACGCACATACCTACTACTTTATTTTCACCATTTTCAAACTTAGTAGTAAATATTACAGCTAAGTTCTTATTACATACTGAACATAATTTCAAATTGTATCAACTCCTTACAGTCAATAAACTCCATCTTTAAACTGTCTTATATACATAATATCCTTTAATTCTTATATAACTTTTAGGGATACCTATTTACACTAATATAGCTTAAAGTTATATATTAAAAAACATTATATCATTAAGAGGTTTTTATTTCTATATAATAGTTTTCATAGTCTAAACATTCTCTATTTGCCAGTCAATTCCTTCTTTACCTATAGAATTCAAGAAATTATTAACCTTAGAAAATGGTTTACTTCCAAAGAAGCCTCTGTTAGCTGAAAAGGGACTAGGATGAGGTGATTTAATTATTAAATGACTTTTATTTGTTATTAATGATTCTTTCTCCTGTGCATGTTTACCCCAAAGAATAAAAATAACAGGATCAGTTTTCATATTTATTGTCTCAATAATCTTATCGGTAAATATTTCCCAACCTATTCCCTTATGGGAGTTTGGTTTACCCGCTTCAACTGTTAATACGGTATTAAGCATCATTACCCCTTGATCTGCCCACTTCTTTAGGTATCCATTATTAGGAATATAACATCCAATATCATTATGGAGTTCTTTATAAATATTTTGTAGAGAAGGAGGTACCTTAACACTAGTATTTACAGAAAAGCTAAGTCCATGTGCCTGGGAAGGTCCATGATAGGGGTCCTGACCTAGTATTACCACCTTTGTGTCACTGTATGATGTAAAGTGAATTGCATTGAAAATATCATACTTATTCGGATATATAGTCTTTGTACTATATTCTTTAACAAGAAAATTCCTAAGCTGTTGATAATAATCCTTATTATACTCTTCAGCTAAATAGACTTCCCAATCATTTTTAAATTCTATCATCTTAACACCTACTTACCTTTATAAAACGTTTAAAATGAAAAAC
This genomic interval carries:
- a CDS encoding bifunctional 5,10-methylenetetrahydrofolate dehydrogenase/5,10-methenyltetrahydrofolate cyclohydrolase, whose amino-acid sequence is MSIIDCKELSRKIRLSLIDKIQKINDQYGEVPHLEIVQVGDHPSSVSYVKSIVKTCDELSVNLHISKFESDITEKELISELDKLNKEDSIHGIIIQFPLPNEFDQNKIANSISPLKDVDCVHSENLGKLFMGEPSVVPCTPKGIIRALKDSNVDFCGKEVVVVGSGRTVGKPVSQLLLIENATVTLCHLHTKSVKKHTLEADIIIAAAGKAGLISEDMVKDGVIIADAGINVIDGKVCGDVDFDNVSKKASLITPVPGGVGAMTNSMLIENLIELFEKIKLK
- a CDS encoding HD domain-containing protein, with the translated sequence MRKLKLRIKNKLTLTEALRIIRFSAENQRSVNQGVIDIIKKSFNFNEKDYIYIKAEFELILLSHSVDHILRLLQEFRVLEKLIPGLSRCYGFNQRSKYHNKDVFEHIISVTSIVPRDITLRLCGILHDIAKPICFTMDSKGNGHFPNHDALSASMARDILKGFGYSEDVIDKVYLLVKNHMKKCKVASKENLIKLTNLVGKDNVIDLLELQIADDLSKNPEYVNVKPLVCLYKIQKNIN
- a CDS encoding TIM barrel protein, whose amino-acid sequence is MDKLLFGISGLPLGDENTKFNYKSGIEHLNKIGLEAMELPFVRSVNVTDKNKDGILTEKLSKDFYLSAHGSYYINLNADEKEKQDKSIERIVNGANALKKVEGRSLVFHPGFYLKDSKEETFETILNNLSLLPDIGVDYRLETTGKPTQFGDLTELVAICKEIKTCKLCIDFSHLHARENGGLKGYKDFYNVLSYIEKELSRDAIEDMHIHMSGINYGPKGEKNHLPFLESDFNFKDCIKALKDFNAKGCIICESPILENDALLLKETYESL
- a CDS encoding ATP-dependent Clp protease ATP-binding subunit; amino-acid sequence: MKLCSVCNKNLAVIFTTKFENGENKVVGMCVECAKDSGIPVIDQIMQQSGITEEELTNINQQMDTIFKDLNLDELTDSNFFSSLLGSSSNEGDLEEPSEETVKEENNSKKSTKKDRKKDKKTKNLDTYGVNLTNLAKEGKIDEVIGRSREIQRVVQILNRRSKNNPVLIGEPGVGKTAIAEGLALRVSKGDVPEKLRNIKVYLLDLTAVVAGTQFRGQFEGRMKSIIDEVKNSNREIVVVIDEIHNIMGAGEVQGGAMNAANILKPALARGEIQIIGTTTLDEYRKNIEKDSALERRFQPVLVEEPTIEETVDIVRGIKNYYENYHKVNISDDVVKEAVLLSERYIRDRFLPDKAIDVIDEAASKVNLKSNQITQLASVTDKLHETMNLMEVARENQDYENLANYKMEEIKLKDKIKSLKDEIKEITLTIEDVAAVVEEWTKIPVQRITEGEAERLLNLENRIKNRVIGQTKAIESLSRAIRRNRSGFKKKKKPTSFIFVGPTGVGKTELVRTLALELFNSEEALIRIDMSEYMEKHTVSKLIGAPPGYVGYDEGGQLTEKVRRKPYSVILLDEMEKAHPDVFNMLLQILEDGRLTDNQGKTVSFENTVIIMTSNAGTNFRSSGIGFSQSEFDRLEQSVNDALKEHFRPEFLNRVDEVIIFNSLSKEELKQIVNIMLDEVINDAKDKDINISITEDLKDYILKVGYDAKYGARPLRRAIQRHIEDKVAEEYLKGNIKENSNITVDLVDEEVVIR
- a CDS encoding uracil-DNA glycosylase → MIEFKNDWEVYLAEEYNKDYYQQLRNFLVKEYSTKTIYPNKYDIFNAIHFTSYSDTKVVILGQDPYHGPSQAHGLSFSVNTSVKVPPSLQNIYKELHNDIGCYIPNNGYLKKWADQGVMMLNTVLTVEAGKPNSHKGIGWEIFTDKIIETINMKTDPVIFILWGKHAQEKESLITNKSHLIIKSPHPSPFSANRGFFGSKPFSKVNNFLNSIGKEGIDWQIENV